The window AATCTGTGGGTGATAAAGTGATTTCAATATTTTTATCATCTGTTTCAATGTCATCAACTTCAACTTCCAAGGCAACATCAAGAAGTGTATCCTGGTCAATATTTCCTTTGTCAAAAACAAAAAGTGCTTTTTTGGTAAACATCCAAGCTACGCAACCGCTTGAACCTAAATTACCACCATGTTTTGTAAATATCCTCCTGACCTCCGAAACTGTTCTGTTACGGTTATCAGTTAATACTTCAATTAACACAGCAACGCCACCAGGTCCATATCCTTCGTAAGTAACTTCTTCATAAGATACTCCTTCAATTTCACCTGTTCCTTTTTTTATTGCTCTTTCTATGTTTTCATTTGGCATGTTATTCTCTTTAGCAAGTTGTATTGCATTGCGGAGTTCAACATTTGCATCCGGGTCACCGCCATTACGAGCGGCAACAGAAATAAGACGATTAATTTTTCCAAACAATTTCCCTCTTTGGGCATCTGCTTTCCCTTTTTTTCTTTTTATTGTACTCCATTTTGAATGTCCGGACATAAAAATACCTCTTAGTGACTTATTAAATTTTTTTTATTTTAGCATATAAAAAAAACTGTTGCAATTTATCCATAACCAGATAGTGATTACATAATCTTATAATTTGAAATAATTTTTAAATTTCCGGGATTGGAGGCCTTGTTCGTTTATGTTCACTTACTCTGTTCATTTGTAATATTTTGTTTTCTATTTCCTTATCTTCCACTTTTCCGGTTTTTAAAAAACTATCTAA of the Atribacterota bacterium genome contains:
- a CDS encoding YebC/PmpR family DNA-binding transcriptional regulator yields the protein MSGHSKWSTIKRKKGKADAQRGKLFGKINRLISVAARNGGDPDANVELRNAIQLAKENNMPNENIERAIKKGTGEIEGVSYEEVTYEGYGPGGVAVLIEVLTDNRNRTVSEVRRIFTKHGGNLGSSGCVAWMFTKKALFVFDKGNIDQDTLLDVALEVEVDDIETDDKNIEITLSPTDFEKFKQIIDDNKIKYSVAEITMIPQTTVNLEGKKAEQMLSMMEQLEDNDDVQNVYANFNIDEQIMEELSSQ